GCTAATGCACCAAGCCAAGATTCAGTAAACAAAATGGATTTCATGCTTATTGGGGAGGTAGCTTGTTTCCTGCAGCCTCACGTTCCTTGTAACTGATTCTGTATGTTTTTGCAGAAATGACAGTGAAAAgattttccttaaaacaaagACAGCTAAACCTgaaatttaagaaatatatCTCCCAAGTGGGTATTCTGTAAACCGTATCAATTAAGCTGCCTAAAAGAGATCTATGTTCATGGATATGCTAAAAACCTGTTCTAGAAATTTGGTACATTAGGGTAGGAAGAAAATCCCGTTGCATATTATTATTCCTGTAAATACTGGAGCCGTGATCAACACAATACAAACAGACAGGTTAGAATCCATCTGAGATTTGTAAATGCTATTACGCCAAGATGTCTATTCAGTGGTTTCTTAAACAGGACTTCCTCAGTGCTGCATTGAAATGATTTTTTGCCAGTCATTTCCCTCTGCTCCATGCATACGATTTCAAATaaagctgctcctctgcagcgTCTAAAGATGATgatacttttaaattaaaacctaaTACGGGTATTACAGAAGCcaattcattaaatatttaactcACTGCATTTTGGATACATACAATAGCTGAAATGCATTCAAATCAGACTggcttaaaatattaatttaaattgtgCCATTACAAAATAAGTAAAACTGCATGAAACCAGACCATCTTTGACAGCTTTCAAAGACACTAACCTTATTAGTGCTGTGCTAATTCTGAAGGCTCGGCAATGGCTCCTTCAgtcttgtattttaataattacaGCAACGAGTATCTGATATTTATCTGCCTCGCCTCATTCAAATCTAAGGAGATCATCATCATCCTCGAGAAGCACGAACCACCTCCGGCACAGGCATTAAATTCCACCTCCCTGCGTAAAGACGAGTTTCTCTACGCTGTGCAAATCGCTGCCCTAATGGTGGCTGTGGAGTGGGAAGGGGCCGGCTGCTGCACTGCGCCGGCAGCCGAGCGGCATGGACTCCTGCCTGGGGAGCCATTCCATGCCATGCCAAAGATGCTCCTCTCCTCTCGGCAACAGAGCTACAGCCTTGGCGGAGAGCTGTGCCGGCAAAGGGTTCTGGCTACGCAATGTAAACATGCCCAGTCTCTACAGTGGCCCCAAATCTCGAACACTTTTAGCAATTACTAAAATACTAAATTTCATACATTACTGAACTTCATTAAATACATCAGCAGGAACAGTTAATTTTTGTGCCTGGTGTTTACAGAGTGGGCAAACTTAAATGCAACAGATTCCAAGAAAATCCTCAGTCTTGGAAATCTGTTTAAGaagatcaaaacaaaacccctctcctttctttctcaaggATATTCTCTTgccatttaaaatacacatttaaatcCTCCTTGTTTTAATTACCCCTTAAAGGGGACTCCAAATCCTTTTATTTAgccccccctttctctctcacagattttcaaagaaatcttCAGACCAGCGTTTCAACAACCCTCCTGACTTCTTAGTCCCATAAAACAGGTCAGCTGAGTTTCTTTCCTAGATTGTGACCAAACCAAGCCTCGCTTGCAAAGCCAGGACCCAGCTCAGCTCAGGAGTATTTTTAGCTTGGAGTTGCTCTGTAAtcttttgtttaagaaaaaactaACAGTTTAATTAATCCTATCCATCTCAGCCATACTTTGTATATTCAGTTACAAATTTGTGTATTCAGTTACAGATTTAACAGAGGAAACAGTAAGTTACTGCAACTGCTCCAATAAATGTCTGTATCAAATACTAATGCCAGGTATATTCCCAACAACAAAGTTGTTCTGTTTCAGTTTAAACCCATTAAAGACAGAAGgataaagaacaaaatgtttaatatttgaCCAGTAAAAATAAGACATAAACTGCAAGCTGGTTTGGCTGCATCATCCTGGTTTTCACAATATCCTTTTTTCAAATAATGACACAAAAATAATGACATGTACTTAGGCTGCTTTAAGTAATCTGTTTTAGTAGACACCATCACACTTTGCCTTTGTCACTTGCCATTTATTCAGGCATTTTGTAGTTTTCGACATCTAAACACATTGATTGCAGAATTATTTCTGGGATACACAAGGTTCATTAAAGTATTACCGGTGAGCACAGTTTAACAAACATCAGCGTTACCCCTTCATTCCGTAGGTTTGATTACTGAATGAAATTCAACTAAATGCGGATAGCCAGGACCATTTTGTAACGAACATAGCTAGGTTTTCACTTTCTGCGTTATGTTCAAAGCAAAAAACTCTTTCCTTAAGGCATGGAAATAAGACTCCAGGTTTCTACAAAGTTACAATCttgtctctctcttccccttccataATCCCACGTTTTCTGGGGCACCCCAGCAGAGGAAAGCACATTTTGCGAGCTGCCCCTTAGCCGGCACGCATGCACCCACAGGCTTACATGCGGGGCACAGGCTGGCTTGTCAGTGCTGCTCACCACCACGTTTCACCTAAAAACTCTTTGCTATTTCTTCAAGGGAATATGGAGATCTGACTCaatctccttctcccacacgcAGTTTTCAATCGCCTGAAGGATTCAAAGGTTATTACGGTGTCCTACGGTACGCTAAGACAGGTAACCAGAAGTTACTGTCACTCCTTGGACACTTTTTATTCCATTAGACTATATACCAAAAGTACTGTAAGTTCCCTCAGTTTTGGGAGGCAAagccagggaaaggaggaaaccGGGGGAAAACCAGACACAACTGTAAAGATGTTACTGCCAAACACCTCATCCACCTGCTTATCGGTAATTCACAAAGAAATTCAGACACAgacaaaactgcttttttgttCTAGATATACTACAGTAATTACTGAGGCACAGCCTACTTCCACACTTTTGAGCAATGGCCTTTCCAAAACAGCACATCTCGACAGCAACATCATTCACGCCAAAGGCAGATCCGCTGAAGCCAACTTCTTGTTTCATCTCTCCCCCACACCACAAAGcagtcttttcttctgctgggtACAAACAGACAGTACTGGACCAAAGATGACATTCCTTTCCTAGCAGTTAAGCAGAGAATACAGTTGAAAATAAGAAATCAGAACTCCTCAGAAAGAGCTGGGTTTTCCTTGTTATCTATCCAAATGATCACAGCACCACAAATGGGCCAAGATTTCCAAATGCACTCAGTGCCATTCGGGCAGCTGAATGAGGCAGTTGGATTTCTCGAGCACAAACTTCTACTCAACAGTGGAACAGCCTGGGAATGAATGCATCGGGAAATCTGGCGTTCGGAAGTCAAAAGACTTCTGCAGGGTTAACAAGTCTGGGCTAATAGGCAATTCTAAAATAATGAGTTTTAAAGAACCAGGATTGTTTTTTTGTACTAGAACGACCAAAAGTTCTGTTCTTTGAAAACGTCCTCCAAAATAGTTAtgatttatacatttttttaaagagtgacctctttctttctcccaagTAGGAGAAAAAAGCCAACCAACCAACCTCCAATGACATTAACATTTAGTAAGTTCTTCTAATCACTCAGATAAGGAAGGGCGGTACGCGGATCTCCTGTTTTTCTAAGAATGCCAAAAGAGCACTGAGGACTTTCACACCATGCGAGTACCAGCCTCAATAACAACAGTGGACAGGTCACCGAAACCACTGCATATCttgaaaaatatctttgtaaGCTTTCTGTCTTTGCATATACGTGAAATAAAGAAGCAAAGCTCTCTCATTCCAAAATAATTTGCACTATGTGACACATGTGTGGACCAGTCATCGCTGAAATGAACATTCCAGACAAATCACAAAAGTTGTACATTTAGAGTTTGATAGTTTTGTGAGTAAATACGAGTATGCAACGATCCATGTTTGTAGGAGGTGCGAGCACTTAGTCTGAGCTTAAGTTCTAACAGTTTGGGATAAAAATCACAGCATGTTCTTGGTCAATGCAGTCCtcaacagctttgtttttctgtttcagccCCCAAATCCGTGACAGTGAGCACACCAAGACAACTCTTCAAGAATGGCAACCCTCAACACCACTCACTGGAACGAGACTACATCAATTTCCCAGTATCTGGGCTTTCAAGTGCAAAAAATTTACCCTTTCCATGATAACTGGAACACTGCCTGCTTTATTATTCTGATCATATTCATCTTTACTGTAGTTTCTCTGGTGGTGTTGGCTTTCCTCTATGAACTGCTAGACTGTTGCTGCtgtgtgaaaaataaaactgtgaaaGACTTGGAGAATGAACCCAATCCTGTCAGAGCAATGATGAACAGCTTCAGAAAGCATGAAACAGAGGTGGTGTAGGAAGGACTGCGCATCAGCACTTGAAGAACGTTAAACACCTTGAATGAAGCCTCTTGTATCTTACAAATGAGCAAgtcacatgcttttttttcttttggacttAAATATAACAGCAACAGTTATCATTTTACCTCTGGATGTGAACTTGAGTAATTGGCAAAGGATTTCGGAGTGCTTAGCAGAAGGATAATCTGTTGCAATGTtatgggggggagaaaagatatttgttttcaaatgaacTTTTGTTGTTTATATTGAATTACTAGCATAGATCTTTGTCTACCTGAACAAACAAATGTTGCCTAACATGCATAAAACTATGTTGCTTaactggagaaaatatttataaaaacactCAACAATCTGATCATACATACTGCAAAGACACAGCAGTGCCCTCCCACTGAGGTCAACCACACAGATATAAAAGGGGTGAGAAAAAAGATACGAGATAGAAGGGTTGCATGGCGAGAGATCCCACGAGACAGGAGACACTTGTGTGAATTCTTGCCTTTGACAGCTCTTCTTAATTACGGGTTTCTTGCTTTTAGAAGAGAGGGTGGTGGGAAGAAAAGTAAACCAACATGAAACATACCCCCTAAAATGGTCTTTTCTAACCTCCTGTGGTACAATTTgaccctttctccctccctttctccagtTCCAGAGAACTGCTCTCCCCTTACTTCATATTCAACCTGTTGAACAACTTCTGGGTGTTGAGACGTGACTGATGCACTACTTTAAGAATATCTGACTGTTTCCACAAAAGCATACTGTAGTGGCACTACGGTCTGGAACAAACAGGGACATTTTTCTGCCCCAAGGCTGCTGCCTCTATGGTAACCACAACACCACAGGGAGTCAGACATGCTGGAGATTAACTTTTCAAAGCTGAACTGGAACTGACTGAGTTCTCGCCAAGGAAGACAAGCAGACGGGTCGCAGATCTCCCACACCGACGACAGTAATTTTGCTCAGCCTGCACACAGCTTTCAGGTGTTGACATGCTTCACAAAGGAGGCCACACCAGGATAAGCCTTGCGCTAGAGATGGCAGGATGGATGTACGGCGAGAAGTGACTTCATTTTGCACAAGAGAATCTCAGTTTGCTTCATTCGCCTGCCGATGCATCCCAGAGAGTTCACACTCACACCTTTCTCACAAACTGACCGCCTAACACTCAGACCTCTAGCTCACcagattgtttttcttctgtagctgCGTTGCATCTATAgtttttaaaaccataaaagttttgCAGTTACAAATTACAACTGTAATAATGGCGTCCAACAGTGTGGCCATCAGTAAGACCTGATTAAGTCTTTCAAACTCCTGAACCCACAGAGAAGCAGGCCAGCGAGAAACATCCCAGACTGAAGCTACATGTGGGACGAGATATTTAACTATATAAAACCCAAATAATATTCCTGTCATTAGGGAAACAAAACCCACCTAGTGGCCAAATGGACCAGTAAGCTACAACGCTGATCTTGCAGTCTATCCACATCAGAAATACCTTTGTGCTATGGCCAGTACCTGTaattatctctttcttttttttttttttttttttaaaaatatataaactgCCTCTATCAGGTTCAGTATGCCTCAGCTCCAGAAGATCCAGACACAATAAAAGACTCACTAATTTGACTCATGCTCTTCCTGGTCAGTGAGATGGAGTCACAAGACACACAGGCCACTACTAACCAGCACAGCCAGTCCAGTGATTCACCTGGAAAAGCAACCTCCCTTCTGCAATCACAAAATGACACTACCACCGCTGCAACCATTCATCTCAGATACACTTGTTACAGTGAAGTCCCGCCAGTACCAGTCTCACGTGCAGAGAATGCTTTTAGCTAAGAATCAAACTATAAGCACAATTAATGGAAGCTGACATCCCAGGTACAAGACAACTTAGGATCCACACCAAGACGTACAATGAAGCTAGTGTTAGTGACAATAATGCTTTCTGCTGTCAGGGACACCGGGTAGATGCCTCATTACATTCTGCTGTATTTGACAGCGTCAGCCCTGAGAGATCCGTGTCCTGCTCAAGATAGGCAACAGTAGCTGCCTGGATGCACTGAATTAATTAACATGCCTCTTTCCTGAAAGCAAACACTCCGAACAGCAACAGGACTGCTGGCCGCTTGCAGCGTCCCTACAAAACGCTCAATATCGCTGCACACAAGAAGGCAGCGTACAGGAAGTAACACGGCTAGCCTCTGCTATGCTGGCTTCAAGTTCTCAAGCCTTCCTGAGAAGCACACGCAATGACAAATCTTGGGACTCATTCCAGCTACTTATTTCACAGATCTATAAAGGGGGCTGGGTGTTTGCACAAGGAACAGAAGACAAAGATCTACCCTTGCACAGCCCTAGAGCCTCAGGACGATTCTTTCCCAAATGTAGACCAAGTCGTGAAACTGCTCCTGGAGATTTCAGCTCTCGATTACTGTTGGCTAAGACCATCAAGACAAAGGTCTTAAGATAAAGACTAAGGCTTTAGGCACAACTTACTAttcattaataaaaagaaataaacagatatgatcaatttcatttattttccagttactATTCTGAACTGAGTAAACAAGGCAGAGTTTGAATTTTTCAAATAACTTCTTTGAATAACGATTTcaaataatgatagtaataactCTTCTCACTGGAAAGCTTACAACAAATCTTCACACACAGACCAGATTTAGCTATACAGTCATTTGAAGATTAGTGTGATCTCAATGTCTCTCCTCCCCAAAAAAGTGACAAGGGCGGGTTCTCTggtcatagaatcacagaacaagGGAGAACCTGCAGGTGCTACACACCCAGAGACTATCAATGCCAATGCACTGTCACTGTGACATTATTTACCGTCTTTGTGGTCGTTACACAACAAAACTAGGACTGATcatgttcattttcatttctttgggggggtggggcagGGATTCTTCAACATCACGTTCTTACTCCACCTCCCCAAGACCCATCTCTGACACACGCATATCTGACAGGTACCTAACAATCTGGCGATTCAAATAAGAAGCTGGTTTTGAGGCAAAGGAATTGGACTCTGCAGCATCACAGGGCAACTTGCGCTGCCTGTGGCTGCTTAACCTGTTCAGTTGCTTGCCAGCCTGAACACTTGTTCTGAGCTGATTCCTAAGaacaagaggaagaaagttGGCTCGCTCGCTCTCcgttatttttcttccatccttgctgcttctgcagtacTTAGTAAATACTCTCCAAGGGAAAATGAAAGTAGACTGAACTCATTCCACATAAAAGTGTTATAGAAACCCTGAAATCTTTCTGACGCTGTCTGGAATGAAGCCAGCAGCATAAAAGTTAAAGCGTATTTTCTCAGAGCCACACGTTCCTATTTGTGTAAGCTAATCATTTGACAGCTGCAAAAGCACTTATAAAAATACCCAGcccacaaaaccacagaaaagaaattactttctctaTCTACTTTGCCACTCGGCCACATATCTACTCAACTCCTCCAGATCAGACTCACGTTTGAACTGTCTGCCCTCTTCCTACCTCCCCATCCCCCTTTCCCAGCAAACCGGTCTCATGCAGGATATGCAGTTTAGGACATTCCacatagatttttattttatttgtggcAAAGAGACCACGGAAACCTGGCCTCCcttaacttattttaaaatgtctggcTGATAACTTTATTTGGTGCCCTGAGAACCTGGACATACATAAGCAGACTCCGTACTCTTCCCCTCAGACAGAAAATGCTCCACTCCTCCCATCGTCCTTGATGCACTTCTCTGTTGTTTTTAGCTCTGTTGTTTCTTTTGGAGTTTAGAAGACAGCCACACGTGGTATTCAAAATATGACCAAGCAATGAGTTTGTGCAACAGGGTATTTTGTGTTTTAGTAACTCCTGACATAAAATGCACCTTTAAGAGTGCATCCAAGAACTGTCAGTGCTTTCAGAGCACTGAAAAGGCCCCCCAAGTTAGGAGTCTCTCACagtaaaagcaaacacagaGAGTGCCGCTGCGTGCACACAAATCCTCTCCCTGCTACTCCAGATACTGCACTTTTCCTTTGCTCCCACTAATTTGGTGCTGCTTTATTAACCGCTTATTTGATACTGAGAGACGCATTATCAGTGCCATCATCCCAGGGAAACAGCAAAACTCCTGaccaaagcagacagaaacCTACAGAAGCCCTGGTGTTCATGAACAAAGATTAGGTCCCAAGTAACACAAGAATGACTGCTAATCACAATATGCTAGCCAGACAAGATGGAAGGTGCAAAATCCATCACACGGATAGATAGCCTACAACCTACAGTTAACAAAATTAAGTTTTAGGCGCTCTCTTACCAGAaagacagaggaggaaaaaaaaagaacaataccGCTGTTAACACTTGTCCTTGGGTCCAGCAACCACTGAAATCCACTAATTAAAGCTCAGCTTCATCCGAAATATTTTGGCAGCAACGATTACTCCAATTGACTAACAGCAAACAAGTCACAGGATAATGCCTGACATGCATACGTGGTAGCAAAACCGTTTTTTCCCATCGCACAACTAAATTTCCTAACAAAAAGCAACaacttaagaaaaagaatgacaaCAACCACCAGCAAAATTCAGATAGACTGATTCATACTAATAAACCATAGCTTAGAGGCAGGTGGTAGAAAACACCAAACAGCTGTGAAACAGAAGACTTTCACCAACCTGCATTCTGTTTTGAGCTTGACGAGCCACCTTGTTCtacctttgctttcttcttttttgaagAAGAGGAGTCAGAAGATGGCGCTGGACGTTTTTCTACTGCTGGTGTGGAGAGGGCACGCTTTTTGAATAGCTCTCGCTCCCTCAGTAAGCTTGGATCCATAATTCTGTCACAAGaagtaagaggaaaaaggaagaaaaaggaagaaaaagatattaGAGTCAATAAGATACTTAAGAGCAGAGAAATCTGTTTATGAAGTTGTTTATTTCTTGTTTGTACCCTTCTCTTCCAGTGCACGGACTTTTAAGAAACTGACACGTCTGGGGATTTCAAGTGTCAGAACAACCCCCCGAACCCCAAAGAAGAATCCCAAGGTAGATAACGAGCTTTCTGAGCCAGGTCTCAAACTCACATCCACCCGGGAAAGCGCCGGGGAAGCCTGCCGGCCCCACACCAAGGCCAAACGCCCGTCTGACCGGCACCCGGCGTTAACGAGGAACTCCAAAGTCACCCACACCAGACAAAACTTAGGCGACAAACCCAAGCGACCGGATCCACCGCCCGAAAACCACCGACCGGCAGCGACCCCGACGGCGTCGGCCCCTCGCTGCCCCCCACGCCCCCCTTTACCCACCTCCGCGGCACAGCGGGACAACGCGAAGAAgggccggcggcgggcaggggcCTGGGGAAGCcgcctccctccttccctttccttccctcctttccctcactCCTCAGCGCCTGTCCCACACCGGCCGGGCGGGCTCAGGGCTGAccgccttcccccccgcccccccccgccgccgcctcacggccccgccgccccgcgcgcTCGCCGCCTCCCTCACCCGCCCGCCGCAGCGCGAGGCGCAGGCCGAGCACCGCCCCCGCCTATTGGGCCATACCGCCTTCCCGGCAGcctccgcgccgccgccccgccccggaAGTGGGGTGGCCGTTGCCGTGGCGACGAGCGGCCCAGCTATCTGCAACACCGAGAGGGGGCGAGttgtttatgttttgttttttttttttaataagacatTTTGTACAGTGAAAAAAGTATAGACGTGGGGGCAGGGGCCAGTCGCGGTTGCCTCACGGCAGGAAGAGCGAGCTGCAGGAgtgaagaggaaagcagaagcaggcaCATTACAGCAGTGAAGTAGCACTTCgtacaaaaaatactttttataggggg
The Haliaeetus albicilla chromosome 1, bHalAlb1.1, whole genome shotgun sequence DNA segment above includes these coding regions:
- the SMIM18 gene encoding small integral membrane protein 18: MATLNTTHWNETTSISQYLGFQVQKIYPFHDNWNTACFIILIIFIFTVVSLVVLAFLYELLDCCCCVKNKTVKDLENEPNPVRAMMNSFRKHETEVV